One genomic region from Pseudomonas sp. R5-89-07 encodes:
- a CDS encoding heme biosynthesis protein HemY, with product MKRFYVILVLAIAIALALAVGISKHTGYVLITYPHLLHYESSLWATLVAVFAIGLAIYLIRVLLSLVTASGGVVNPWSRRNRSRRVQIAIEQGQMDLAEGRWASAERHLHRAAEAERQPLLYYLGAARAANELGRYEESDALLERALVRQPQAELAVALSHAQLQMDRGDTDGALVTLQAMHERHPHNAQVLRQLQRLHQQRGDWSSVIRLLPELRKDKVLPASELAELERRAWGENLSLAAQREEQGEAGLRSLERAWEQLTSAQRQEPQLVLAYAEQLRRLGADAKAEEALRGAIKRSYDSHLIRLYGLLRGSDPARQLKFAEGWLKDHPGDASLLLTLGRLCLQNSLWGKARDYLESSLQVQRNPEACAELARLLAQLGDTERSNQLFQEGLGLLDNRLLASPLPAPAQA from the coding sequence ATGAAGCGTTTCTATGTGATCCTGGTGCTGGCAATTGCGATTGCCCTGGCACTCGCCGTTGGCATTTCGAAACACACCGGCTACGTGCTGATTACCTACCCTCATCTGCTGCATTACGAGTCGAGCTTGTGGGCCACATTGGTGGCCGTGTTTGCCATCGGCCTTGCGATCTACCTGATCCGCGTCCTGCTGAGCCTGGTCACTGCCTCCGGCGGCGTGGTCAATCCCTGGTCGCGGCGCAATCGCAGCCGACGTGTGCAAATTGCAATCGAGCAAGGCCAGATGGACCTTGCCGAAGGTCGCTGGGCCAGTGCCGAGCGCCACTTGCACCGCGCTGCTGAAGCAGAGCGCCAACCACTGCTGTACTACCTTGGCGCGGCACGCGCGGCCAACGAGCTGGGACGTTATGAAGAATCCGATGCTTTGCTGGAACGTGCTCTGGTCCGCCAGCCCCAGGCGGAGCTGGCCGTCGCCCTGAGCCATGCGCAATTGCAGATGGATCGTGGCGATACCGATGGCGCGCTGGTCACCCTGCAGGCCATGCATGAGCGCCATCCTCATAACGCCCAGGTCCTGCGGCAGCTGCAGCGCCTGCACCAGCAACGTGGCGACTGGTCGTCGGTGATTCGCCTGTTGCCTGAATTGCGCAAGGACAAGGTGCTGCCGGCCAGTGAACTGGCTGAGCTGGAGCGCCGGGCCTGGGGTGAAAACCTCAGCCTGGCTGCGCAACGCGAAGAGCAGGGCGAGGCCGGCTTGCGGTCCCTTGAGCGCGCATGGGAGCAACTGACTTCAGCCCAGCGCCAGGAGCCTCAACTGGTGTTGGCTTACGCTGAACAATTGCGTCGACTGGGCGCTGACGCCAAAGCCGAGGAAGCACTGCGCGGTGCGATCAAGCGCAGTTATGACAGCCATCTTATTCGGCTCTATGGCCTGCTGCGCGGCAGCGACCCGGCACGTCAGTTGAAGTTTGCCGAGGGCTGGCTTAAGGATCATCCAGGCGATGCCAGCCTGTTGCTGACGCTGGGCCGTCTCTGCCTGCAAAACAGCCTCTGGGGTAAGGCTCGGGATTATCTGGAAAGCAGCCTGCAGGTGCAGCGCAACCCCGAAGCCTGTGCCGAACTGGCCCGTTTGCTGGCCCAATTGGGTGATACCGAGCGCAGCAACCAGCTTTTCCAGGAAGGCTTGGGGCTACTCGATAATCGCCTGTTGGCCTCACCGCTGCCGGCACCCGCGCAAGCTTGA
- a CDS encoding uroporphyrinogen-III C-methyltransferase: MSETALPKDEAQPALDAPVGTPVAAPRRGNGLAVVALLLGAAGVAAGGWGIWQVRALQASSQQQLGQVQTLDDQSQSLKQSQQQLAARLAQLPGADELEERRRLVAQLQGDQQRLNQRLETVLGASRKDWRLAEAEHLIRLASLRLSALQDINSAQSLVQGADEILREQSDPGAFAAREQLAKSLAALRSTEQPDRTGLYLQLAALRDQVVQLAAIAPEYQLTEPASQGRPTSDTGNQLSQWWEQVSRYFRIDFNPDDNIRPLLAGQGLNQVRLALSLALEQAQWAALNGESAVYSRSLGEARSVLQDNFNPDNPQSKAMLARIAELEPKAVSVVTPDLAASLAAVQAYLERRHLSADEAKASAAKPATPE; the protein is encoded by the coding sequence GTGAGCGAAACAGCCTTGCCTAAAGATGAAGCTCAGCCCGCGCTCGATGCGCCGGTCGGAACGCCAGTTGCCGCGCCACGCCGTGGCAATGGCCTGGCCGTCGTCGCTTTGCTGCTGGGTGCTGCGGGCGTTGCCGCCGGTGGCTGGGGGATCTGGCAGGTCCGGGCCCTGCAAGCCAGCAGCCAGCAGCAACTGGGCCAGGTGCAGACCCTGGATGACCAGTCCCAGAGCCTCAAGCAGAGCCAGCAACAGCTGGCCGCCCGCCTTGCGCAGCTGCCCGGCGCGGATGAGCTGGAAGAACGCCGACGCCTGGTCGCCCAGTTGCAGGGCGATCAGCAGCGCCTGAACCAGCGACTGGAAACCGTACTGGGCGCCAGCCGCAAGGATTGGCGCCTGGCTGAGGCCGAGCATCTGATTCGTCTGGCCAGCTTGCGCTTGTCGGCCTTGCAGGACATCAACAGTGCCCAGTCGCTCGTGCAGGGTGCCGATGAGATTCTGCGTGAGCAAAGCGACCCAGGTGCGTTCGCCGCCCGCGAACAACTGGCCAAGAGCCTGGCGGCGTTGCGCAGTACCGAACAGCCGGACCGCACCGGGTTATACCTGCAGTTGGCAGCGTTGCGCGACCAGGTTGTGCAACTGGCGGCGATCGCCCCGGAGTATCAACTCACGGAGCCTGCTTCCCAAGGGCGCCCTACCAGCGACACTGGGAACCAGTTGAGTCAGTGGTGGGAGCAGGTATCGCGTTATTTCCGTATCGATTTCAACCCCGATGACAACATTCGTCCCCTGTTGGCGGGCCAAGGGTTGAATCAGGTGCGTCTGGCCTTGAGCCTGGCGCTGGAGCAAGCACAGTGGGCGGCGCTCAACGGCGAATCGGCGGTGTATAGCCGTTCGCTGGGTGAAGCGCGCAGCGTGTTGCAGGATAACTTCAACCCGGACAACCCACAGAGCAAGGCGATGCTGGCGCGGATCGCCGAGCTTGAGCCCAAAGCCGTGTCGGTGGTGACACCTGACCTGGCCGCGAGTCTGGCGGCTGTGCAGGCCTACCTTGAGCGTCGTCACCTGTCTGCCGACGAAGCCAAGGCTTCGGCTGCCAAGCCTGCGACCCCGGAGTAG
- a CDS encoding uroporphyrinogen-III synthase, with product MSHWRLLLTRPADESTALAATLAEAGVFSSTLPLLEIETLPVTPEQQAIFAALQRYCAVIVVSKPAARLALQRLIAPWPRMPWFSVGAATAQILADHGLDVHYPPAGDDSEALLELPALREAVARPGARVLIVRGEGGRGLLAQRLRELGVSVDYVELYRRLLPAHDTGALAQRIELERLNGLVVSSGQGFLHLQALAGSDWPEVAQLPLFVPSPRVYEMARAAGAEKVVDCRGASAAALLVALGSNPVPTL from the coding sequence GTGAGCCACTGGCGATTGCTGCTGACACGGCCTGCCGATGAGTCGACAGCCTTGGCGGCGACATTGGCCGAGGCTGGTGTTTTCAGCAGCACGTTGCCCTTGCTGGAGATTGAAACGTTACCGGTCACGCCTGAACAACAGGCAATCTTTGCGGCGCTGCAGCGCTATTGCGCGGTGATCGTGGTGAGCAAGCCGGCGGCGCGTCTTGCCTTGCAACGATTGATCGCACCCTGGCCGCGAATGCCGTGGTTCAGTGTCGGCGCAGCTACGGCACAGATACTGGCCGATCATGGCCTGGACGTGCACTATCCGCCAGCGGGTGACGACAGCGAGGCATTGCTTGAGTTACCGGCATTGCGCGAGGCTGTCGCACGGCCTGGCGCCAGGGTGCTGATCGTGCGCGGCGAGGGGGGGCGGGGGTTGCTTGCGCAGCGTTTGCGCGAGCTTGGTGTTAGTGTCGACTATGTGGAGTTGTATCGCCGTTTGCTGCCGGCCCATGACACGGGCGCACTGGCCCAGCGCATCGAGTTGGAACGCTTGAACGGCCTGGTGGTCAGCAGTGGGCAAGGTTTTCTACACTTGCAGGCCTTGGCCGGCTCCGATTGGCCTGAGGTGGCACAGCTGCCGTTGTTCGTGCCCAGTCCGCGCGTCTATGAAATGGCGCGGGCCGCTGGCGCAGAAAAAGTGGTGGATTGTCGCGGCGCGAGTGCCGCGGCTTTGTTAGTGGCGTTAGGGAGTAATCCCGTTCCCACTCTCTGA
- the hemC gene encoding hydroxymethylbilane synthase, producing the protein MSSREIRIATRKSALALWQAEYVKARLEQAHPGLRVTLVPMVSRGDKLLDSPLSKIGGKGLFVKELETALLENEADIAVHSMKDVPMDFPEGLGLFCICEREDPRDAFVSNTYASLDDLPLGSIVGTSSLRRQAQLLTRRPDLQIRFLRGNVNTRLAKLDAGEYDAIILAAAGLIRLGFEDRITSAISVEDSLPAGGQGAVGIECRTADSEIHALLKPLDHADTEVRVTAERALNKHLNGGCQVPIACYAVLEGENLWLRGLVGDPDGGTLLTAQVRGPQSEATALGIQVAEELLDKGAGAILQKVYGEAGPQ; encoded by the coding sequence ATGTCTTCTCGCGAAATCCGCATCGCCACCCGTAAAAGTGCCCTGGCCTTATGGCAGGCCGAGTACGTCAAGGCACGTCTTGAACAGGCCCATCCTGGCCTCCGGGTGACCCTGGTGCCCATGGTCAGTCGCGGCGACAAATTGCTGGACTCCCCACTGTCGAAAATCGGTGGCAAGGGGCTGTTCGTCAAGGAGCTGGAAACCGCGCTGCTGGAAAATGAAGCCGACATCGCCGTGCATTCGATGAAAGACGTGCCCATGGATTTCCCTGAAGGTCTGGGCCTTTTTTGCATCTGCGAGCGCGAAGACCCACGCGATGCCTTCGTTTCCAACACCTATGCGTCCCTGGATGACTTGCCCCTGGGCAGCATCGTGGGAACTTCCAGCCTGCGTCGCCAGGCCCAATTGCTCACCCGTCGTCCCGACCTGCAGATCCGCTTCCTGCGCGGCAACGTCAACACGCGCCTGGCCAAGTTGGATGCGGGCGAGTACGACGCGATCATCCTGGCCGCTGCTGGCCTGATCCGACTGGGCTTCGAAGATCGCATCACCAGTGCAATCAGTGTCGAGGACAGCTTGCCCGCTGGAGGGCAGGGCGCGGTCGGGATTGAATGCCGTACCGCCGACAGCGAAATTCACGCCCTGCTCAAACCGCTTGATCACGCCGACACCGAAGTTCGCGTCACGGCCGAGCGCGCCCTGAACAAACACCTCAATGGTGGCTGCCAGGTACCGATCGCCTGCTATGCCGTGCTTGAGGGTGAGAACCTGTGGCTGCGTGGCCTGGTAGGAGACCCGGACGGCGGCACGTTGCTGACCGCCCAAGTGCGCGGTCCACAAAGCGAGGCCACGGCCTTGGGCATTCAGGTTGCCGAGGAGCTGTTGGACAAGGGCGCCGGCGCCATTCTGCAAAAGGTCTACGGCGAGGCCGGCCCGCAGTGA
- a CDS encoding LytTR family DNA-binding domain-containing protein: MNVLIVDDEPQARERLSRLVSELEGYTVLEPSATSGEEALTLIDSLKPDVVLLDIRMPGLDGLQVAARLSERESPPAVVLCAAQEEFSAQTLEDSGVSFLVKPVAGEALLKALKKAERPSRVQLAALTQPAAQSGNGPRSHISARTRKGIELIPLGQVVYFIADHKYVTLRHEAGEVLLDEPLKALEDEFGDRFVRIHRNALVARERIERLQRTPLGHFQLFLKGLNGDALIVSRRHVAGVRKMMQQL, encoded by the coding sequence ATGAATGTCCTGATCGTTGATGACGAACCCCAAGCCCGCGAGCGACTGAGCCGTCTGGTCAGTGAACTCGAGGGTTATACAGTCCTTGAGCCGAGCGCCACCAGCGGCGAGGAGGCGTTGACGTTGATCGACAGCCTCAAGCCGGATGTGGTGTTGCTCGATATCCGTATGCCGGGCCTCGATGGCCTGCAAGTTGCCGCCCGCCTGAGTGAGCGCGAGTCGCCACCTGCCGTGGTGTTATGCGCGGCCCAGGAAGAGTTTTCTGCGCAGACGCTGGAAGACAGCGGTGTCAGTTTTCTTGTCAAGCCAGTGGCTGGCGAAGCGTTGCTCAAGGCCTTGAAGAAGGCCGAGCGCCCCAGTCGCGTTCAGCTTGCTGCCTTGACCCAGCCTGCCGCCCAGAGCGGTAATGGCCCCCGCAGTCATATCAGTGCACGGACCCGCAAGGGCATCGAGCTGATCCCCCTCGGCCAGGTGGTCTATTTTATCGCCGACCATAAATACGTGACCTTGCGGCACGAGGCGGGGGAAGTGCTGCTCGATGAACCGCTGAAGGCCCTTGAAGACGAATTCGGCGACCGTTTCGTGCGTATTCATCGCAATGCGCTGGTGGCCCGCGAGCGTATCGAGCGGCTGCAACGCACGCCCCTGGGGCACTTTCAGCTCTTCCTGAAGGGGCTCAATGGCGATGCCTTGATCGTCAGTCGGCGCCATGTCGCCGGCGTGCGCAAGATGATGCAACAGCTTTAG
- the argH gene encoding argininosuccinate lyase — translation MSTDKTNQSWGGRFSEPVDAFVARFTASVTFDQRLYRHDIMGSIAHATMLAKVGVLTDAERDSIIDGLTTIRGEIEAGTFDWRVDLEDVHMNIEARLTDRIGVTGKKLHTGRSRNDQVATDIRLWLRDEIDLILAEITRLQKGLLEQAERESDTIMPGFTHLQTAQPVTFGHHLLAWFEMLSRDYERLVDCRKRANRMPLGSAALAGTTYPIDREYTAQLLGFDAVGGNSLDGVSDRDFAIEFCAAGSIAMMHLSRFSEELVLWTSAQFQFIDLPDRFCTGSSIMPQKKNPDVPELVRGKSGRVFGALMGLLTLMKGQPLAYNKDNQEDKEPLFDAADTLRDSLRAFADMIPAIKPKHAIMREAALRGFSTATDLADYLVRRGLPFRDCHEIVGHAVKYGVDTGKDLAEMSLEELRQFSDQIEQDVFAVLTLEGSVNARNHVGGTAPAQVKAAVVRGQALLASR, via the coding sequence ATGAGCACCGACAAGACCAACCAGTCCTGGGGCGGCCGCTTCAGTGAACCCGTCGACGCCTTCGTCGCGCGCTTCACCGCCTCCGTCACCTTCGACCAGCGCCTGTACCGCCACGACATCATGGGCTCCATCGCCCATGCCACGATGCTGGCCAAGGTCGGCGTACTGACCGACGCCGAGCGCGACAGCATCATCGATGGCCTGACCACCATCCGTGGCGAGATCGAAGCCGGTACGTTCGACTGGCGCGTCGACCTGGAAGACGTGCACATGAACATCGAGGCGCGCCTCACTGATCGCATCGGCGTGACCGGCAAGAAGCTGCATACCGGTCGCAGCCGTAACGACCAGGTGGCCACCGATATTCGCCTGTGGCTACGCGATGAAATCGATCTGATCCTGGCTGAAATCACCCGCTTGCAAAAAGGTCTGCTGGAGCAGGCCGAGCGCGAGTCGGACACCATCATGCCCGGCTTCACTCACCTGCAGACCGCTCAACCGGTAACTTTCGGCCACCACCTGCTGGCCTGGTTCGAAATGCTCAGCCGCGATTACGAACGCCTGGTGGATTGCCGCAAGCGCGCCAACCGCATGCCGTTGGGCAGCGCCGCGCTGGCGGGCACCACGTACCCGATCGACCGCGAGTACACCGCGCAACTGCTGGGTTTCGACGCCGTCGGCGGCAACTCCCTGGACGGCGTGTCGGACCGTGACTTCGCCATCGAATTCTGCGCCGCCGGGAGCATTGCGATGATGCACCTGTCGCGCTTCTCCGAAGAGCTGGTGCTGTGGACCAGCGCGCAGTTTCAGTTCATCGACCTGCCGGACCGTTTCTGCACCGGCAGCTCGATCATGCCGCAAAAGAAAAACCCCGACGTGCCAGAGCTGGTGCGTGGCAAGAGCGGCCGCGTATTTGGCGCACTGATGGGCCTGCTGACCCTGATGAAAGGCCAGCCGCTGGCCTACAACAAGGACAACCAGGAAGACAAGGAACCGCTGTTCGACGCCGCCGACACCCTGCGCGACTCACTGCGTGCGTTTGCCGACATGATCCCGGCGATCAAGCCCAAGCACGCAATCATGCGCGAAGCAGCCTTGCGTGGTTTCTCCACCGCGACCGACCTGGCCGACTACCTGGTGCGTCGTGGCCTGCCATTCCGTGACTGCCATGAAATCGTTGGCCATGCCGTGAAATACGGCGTGGACACCGGCAAGGATCTGGCTGAAATGAGCCTGGAAGAACTGCGCCAGTTCAGCGACCAGATCGAGCAGGACGTGTTCGCCGTGCTGACACTGGAAGGCTCGGTGAATGCCCGTAACCATGTCGGCGGCACTGCGCCGGCGCAGGTCAAGGCAGCGGTGGTACGCGGCCAGGCGCTGTTGGCCAGCCGCTGA
- a CDS encoding glutathione S-transferase family protein: MLKLYGFAVSNYYNMVKLALMEKGLPFEEVPFYAGQTPETLAVSPRGKVPVLGVKQGFINETSVILEYIEQTQEGPALLPADPFQRAQVLALCREIELYIELPARACFAEAFFGMTVPEAIKEKSRAELLLGIGTLGRHGKFAPYVAGESFTIADLYFMYSLNLAVGVGEKLFGLDLLAELPKAKVLLERLNAMPNAQKVEADRLAAMPGFMAMIAAKK; encoded by the coding sequence ATGCTCAAGCTCTACGGTTTTGCTGTCAGCAACTACTACAACATGGTCAAGCTGGCGCTGATGGAAAAAGGATTGCCTTTCGAAGAGGTACCTTTTTATGCGGGGCAGACGCCTGAAACCTTGGCGGTGAGCCCACGAGGCAAAGTGCCAGTGCTCGGCGTCAAGCAAGGCTTCATCAACGAAACCAGCGTGATCCTCGAATACATCGAGCAGACTCAGGAGGGGCCTGCGCTGCTTCCGGCCGACCCGTTTCAACGCGCGCAGGTGCTGGCGTTGTGCCGCGAAATCGAGCTGTACATCGAATTGCCCGCGCGAGCGTGCTTCGCCGAAGCCTTTTTTGGCATGACAGTGCCCGAGGCGATCAAGGAGAAATCCCGCGCTGAATTGTTGCTTGGTATTGGTACGTTAGGCCGGCATGGCAAATTTGCGCCTTATGTGGCGGGAGAAAGCTTCACGATTGCCGATCTGTATTTCATGTACAGCTTGAACCTGGCCGTGGGTGTGGGCGAGAAGCTGTTTGGGCTGGACCTGTTGGCTGAGTTGCCTAAGGCGAAGGTGTTGCTGGAGCGTTTGAATGCAATGCCCAATGCGCAAAAGGTCGAGGCGGACAGGCTGGCGGCCATGCCGGGTTTTATGGCGATGATTGCAGCCAAAAAGTGA
- a CDS encoding TIGR02647 family protein has protein sequence MSYTPELVAELEILVLFPLDSTKEGLKVHQTAAPTAIAAAKRLHAKGLIDQPDGGYLTSLGRDAAEQAQTLLTILTTASTKEAA, from the coding sequence ATGTCGTATACCCCTGAGTTGGTTGCCGAACTGGAAATCCTTGTACTCTTCCCCCTGGACAGCACCAAGGAGGGTCTGAAAGTCCATCAGACCGCTGCTCCCACTGCCATCGCCGCCGCCAAGCGCCTCCACGCCAAAGGCCTTATCGACCAGCCGGACGGAGGCTACCTGACCAGCCTTGGCCGGGACGCCGCCGAGCAAGCCCAAACCTTGCTGACTATCTTGACCACCGCGTCGACCAAAGAAGCCGCCTGA
- a CDS encoding class I adenylate cyclase, which yields MTRTHEIRPDLDEGIDRKVLTQLRARFMALNEGRMARAVEGLTPRQQSVLTLLPLFFHVNHPLLPGYVSSTTPAGLSNFEPDTQALAEAQRLTRSFSYKPRHGNPPRPIHGLFLMGSLGTLAQADQSDMDVWVCHAPDLNENELAELRKKCQLLEAWAQTMGAEAHFFLIEPTRFVLGDRDTQLSSDDCGTTQHYLLLDEFYRTAIWLAGRTPIWWLVPVYEESRYAEFTHTLISKRFIRADETLDLGHLARIPPGEFIGAGLWQLFKGIESPYKSVLKLLLTEVYASEHPNVHCLSLRFKRAVFANQMDLDELDPYIVVYRRIEEYLKARNEPERLELVRRSLYLKVNRKLSAGQRTASWQRLLLERLAQEWGWDQRQLALLDSRSQWKVRQVASERRALVNELNYSYRFLTQFARTEQTVSLINKRDLNVLGRRLYAAFERKAGKVEFINPGIAPDLAEDTLTLVHSPNRKEPGQHHWGLYNGNLTALEWEHFAPIKRSRDLLEMLTWCHRNGVIDSSTRLALHPGASDMTEFELFNLLGSLQQTITLPMASVDEVRLLRSAVPEDVLLLVNVGVDPLKHHRDLNILMTTERTDSLSYAGVRENLVLTLDQVTLNSWNEVLVSRYDGPHALLDCLRDYLNQLPPDHLPRLRVRCFCHNRAQFIAQRVEEVFDTAQNLLLGQSNYRYLLQVQQHYHVMELTPGQATHVALPTQDALVAYLSEELASYSPLHLDAMALEDHDLALLLPMGLADCVQVFYRVNEGFAELYVLDEFNALWQQRLPFHDEQSLLAPLQRFLLSIIYRREALSPLDTHQPLGEVQTLYYQLLPSGSTRARVVEPRPAPQNPANKPFYDVQAIIGKAAPGKVSVTLYCNQREFSELEFGDQLFAVVAREIVGQRREPERYRCYITDLDLSGLLGDVQSPSNLYLRYKAELELALNAALSQI from the coding sequence ATGACCCGCACACATGAAATCCGCCCCGACCTGGACGAAGGCATCGACCGTAAGGTGCTGACCCAGTTGCGCGCGCGTTTCATGGCCCTCAATGAAGGCCGCATGGCCCGGGCCGTCGAAGGATTGACCCCGCGCCAACAAAGCGTGCTGACCTTGTTGCCGCTGTTTTTCCACGTGAATCACCCGCTGCTGCCAGGCTATGTCTCCAGCACCACACCGGCCGGGCTGTCGAATTTCGAACCCGACACCCAGGCCCTGGCCGAAGCCCAGCGCCTGACACGTTCGTTTTCCTACAAGCCGCGCCACGGCAACCCGCCCCGCCCGATCCACGGCCTGTTCCTGATGGGCAGCCTGGGTACATTGGCCCAGGCGGATCAAAGCGATATGGACGTGTGGGTGTGCCACGCTCCCGACCTGAATGAAAACGAGCTGGCCGAGCTGCGCAAGAAGTGCCAACTGCTGGAAGCCTGGGCCCAGACGATGGGAGCCGAGGCACATTTCTTCCTGATCGAACCGACGCGCTTTGTGCTCGGTGACCGGGACACGCAGCTGAGCTCCGACGATTGCGGTACCACTCAGCACTATTTATTGCTGGATGAGTTCTACCGCACCGCTATCTGGCTGGCCGGGCGCACGCCGATCTGGTGGCTGGTGCCGGTGTATGAAGAAAGCCGCTACGCCGAGTTCACTCACACGCTGATCTCCAAACGCTTCATTCGCGCCGACGAGACCCTTGATCTCGGCCATCTGGCGCGCATTCCCCCTGGGGAGTTCATCGGTGCCGGCCTGTGGCAGCTGTTCAAGGGCATCGAGTCGCCCTATAAATCGGTGCTCAAGCTGCTGCTGACCGAGGTCTACGCCAGCGAGCACCCCAACGTGCATTGCCTGAGCCTGCGCTTCAAGCGCGCGGTGTTTGCCAACCAGATGGATCTGGACGAGCTGGACCCTTACATCGTGGTCTACCGCCGTATCGAGGAATACCTCAAGGCCCGCAATGAACCCGAGCGCCTGGAACTGGTAAGGCGCAGCCTGTACCTGAAGGTCAACCGCAAGCTCAGCGCCGGCCAGCGTACCGCCAGCTGGCAACGCCTGCTGCTGGAACGCCTGGCCCAGGAGTGGGGTTGGGACCAGCGCCAACTCGCCCTGCTGGACAGTCGCAGCCAGTGGAAGGTGCGTCAGGTCGCCTCTGAGCGGCGTGCCCTGGTCAATGAGCTGAACTACAGCTATCGCTTCCTCACCCAGTTCGCCCGCACGGAACAGACTGTCAGCCTGATCAACAAGCGCGACCTGAATGTGCTGGGCCGTCGCTTGTACGCGGCCTTTGAACGCAAGGCCGGCAAGGTCGAGTTCATTAACCCGGGGATTGCCCCGGACTTGGCCGAAGACACCCTGACCCTGGTGCACTCACCTAACCGCAAGGAACCGGGCCAGCATCATTGGGGGCTATATAACGGCAACCTCACGGCGTTGGAATGGGAACACTTCGCACCGATCAAACGCAGCCGCGACCTGCTGGAAATGCTCACCTGGTGCCACCGCAACGGTGTGATCGACAGCAGCACGCGCCTGGCGCTGCACCCCGGCGCCAGCGACATGACCGAGTTCGAGCTGTTCAACCTGCTGGGCAGCCTGCAGCAAACCATCACCCTGCCCATGGCCAGTGTTGATGAAGTTCGGTTGTTGCGTTCGGCGGTGCCGGAAGACGTGCTGTTGCTGGTCAACGTCGGCGTGGATCCACTCAAGCATCACCGCGACCTGAATATCCTGATGACCACCGAACGCACCGATTCCCTGAGTTACGCCGGTGTACGCGAAAACCTGGTGCTGACCCTGGACCAGGTCACGCTCAATAGCTGGAACGAGGTGCTGGTCAGCCGCTACGACGGGCCCCATGCGCTGCTCGACTGCCTGCGCGACTACCTCAACCAACTGCCGCCGGATCATTTGCCTCGGCTGCGGGTGCGCTGCTTCTGTCACAACCGAGCGCAGTTCATTGCCCAGCGCGTGGAAGAGGTATTCGACACCGCGCAGAATCTGCTGCTCGGCCAAAGCAACTACCGCTACCTGCTCCAGGTGCAGCAGCACTATCACGTCATGGAACTGACCCCCGGCCAGGCCACCCACGTGGCGCTGCCGACCCAGGACGCATTGGTCGCCTACCTCAGCGAAGAGCTGGCGAGCTACAGCCCGTTGCACCTGGATGCCATGGCGCTGGAAGACCATGACCTGGCGCTTTTGCTGCCCATGGGCCTGGCCGATTGCGTACAAGTGTTCTATCGCGTCAACGAAGGCTTCGCCGAGCTGTATGTGCTCGACGAATTCAATGCGCTCTGGCAGCAACGCTTGCCGTTCCATGATGAACAAAGCCTGTTGGCACCGCTGCAGCGCTTCCTGCTGTCGATCATCTATCGACGCGAAGCGCTATCCCCTCTGGACACACACCAGCCGTTGGGCGAAGTACAAACCCTGTATTACCAGCTGTTGCCATCGGGCAGCACCCGCGCGCGCGTTGTCGAGCCAAGGCCGGCTCCGCAAAACCCAGCCAACAAGCCGTTTTATGACGTGCAGGCGATTATCGGCAAGGCGGCGCCTGGCAAGGTGAGTGTCACGCTGTACTGCAATCAGCGGGAGTTTTCCGAACTGGAGTTTGGCGACCAGCTGTTCGCGGTGGTCGCCCGGGAAATCGTCGGGCAACGCCGGGAACCCGAGCGTTACCGTTGCTACATTACCGACCTGGATCTGTCGGGCCTGCTGGGCGACGTGCAAAGCCCGAGCAATCTGTACCTGCGCTACAAGGCCGAGCTGGAGCTCGCGCTCAATGCAGCGCTGAGCCAGATTTAA
- the rnk gene encoding nucleoside diphosphate kinase regulator: protein MTTAPSIILTRLDVQRLEQLIDRLGDEFPGVEALQAELDRAEDVVGHDEVPATVVTMNSSVHCREQGSGKDYHLTLVYPKDANADEGKISILAPVGSALLGLQVGQHIDWPAPGGKTLKLELLSVEGQPKDGGPFSL from the coding sequence ATGACCACCGCACCGTCCATCATTCTTACCCGTCTTGACGTGCAGCGTCTGGAGCAACTGATCGACCGCTTGGGCGACGAGTTTCCCGGTGTCGAAGCGTTGCAGGCCGAACTCGACCGCGCCGAAGACGTGGTTGGTCACGATGAAGTGCCTGCAACTGTCGTGACCATGAACTCCAGCGTGCATTGCCGTGAACAAGGCAGTGGCAAGGACTATCACCTGACCCTGGTTTACCCGAAGGACGCGAATGCCGACGAAGGCAAAATCTCGATTTTGGCGCCGGTAGGCAGCGCTTTACTGGGCCTGCAAGTGGGCCAGCATATCGACTGGCCTGCACCGGGCGGCAAGACCCTCAAGCTCGAGCTGCTGAGTGTCGAAGGCCAGCCCAAAGACGGCGGTCCCTTCTCTCTTTAA
- a CDS encoding DUF1289 domain-containing protein, giving the protein MSEPAPVRPPKPLFSNVSPAVPSPCISLCRLDEQKVCLGCFRHVEDIREWRSADDARRRVICAQAAQRKAQT; this is encoded by the coding sequence GTGAGTGAGCCTGCACCCGTACGCCCGCCCAAGCCACTGTTCAGCAATGTCAGCCCGGCAGTGCCGTCACCTTGTATCAGCTTGTGTCGCCTGGACGAGCAGAAAGTCTGCCTCGGCTGCTTCCGCCACGTGGAAGACATCCGTGAGTGGCGCTCCGCCGACGATGCCCGGCGTCGGGTGATCTGTGCACAAGCGGCGCAGCGCAAGGCCCAAACCTGA